CCGCCAACTACTCCGTTTAGGTGAATAATTGCAATATTGTTATCTTCTTTTTTAGAAAAATTTTTAAAATTAAAACCAACTAATATGATTGCTATTAAAATTGCAAAGATCAAAATGTCTAAAAATAGCTTCTTAATGTTCATTTTTTAACCACCCCAAAACTATTTTTAAAATTTCTTCTTTGCTTAAGTTTGCCTTAAAGCCAGCAGCCTCTTTGTGTCCGCCTCCGCCAAATTTTTCAGCAATAGTTCTTACATCCACATGGTTTTTGCTTCTTAAACTCCCCTTCCAGCCGCCTTCTTTTAGTTCTCTTAAAAAGAGAACAGCCTCGCAATCTTTATCTTTTCTTAAGTAGTCAACAATCCCCTCAATATCTTCATCGGTTGCATTTAAATTTTTTATGTCTTCCTGTGTTATATAAGAAAATCCCAATTTCTCAATTATCGTAAGACGCATTAATGATAAACCAAGTAATTTAAGATGAGTTAAGGTCTCCATTTCGTAAACCATTCTTGCAATGTTGTATGGATTTGCTCCGTTTTCAACAAGTTCTTTTGCAGTAGAAAAAGCAACTTTGTTTGTGTTGTTGAACCTAAATGACCCCGTATCGGTAAGAAGACCAGTGTATAGACTGTCTGATATCTCTTTATTTATTGGAAATTTACCGTATTTCAAAATTTTCCAAACAACGCAGGTTGTAGAAGGGTAATTAATTTTAACATAGTTGAATTCATAATTATCATTTTCACCTTTGTGGTGATCAAAACGCATAATTAATTTGTGTTTAATTGTGTTTACGTTAAACCCTTCTATGCGTTCAATGTTTGGTGCATCTAAAACCAATATTAAATCTACTTCTTTTAAGTCTTTGATGTTTTTGTTGATCTTTTCGAAATTATTTAAAAACGAAAAGTGCAAAGGCACTGGCTCTGGCACAAAATAGGATACCTTTTTCCCTAAAAGTTCAAGGGATTCTCCTAATCCGAGGATAGACCCAATACCATCTCCATCTGCGTTTACGTGTGTTGTTAAAAGAAAAGAATTATAAGAGTTTAAAGTATCTATAATTTTTTTAATATTATTCATTTTCACCTTTTTCTTTTAGTTCCTTTTCAACCTCGTCAAGAATCTCAAGCACTTTATTTCCCTTCTGAATTGATGTGTCAAAAATAAAACTTAAAAGCGGGACAAATTTCATATTCTTTAGGCGTTTTGCAACATCCCTTTGTATACTGCGTGTTACTTTAATTAACCTTGTTTCAATTTCCTCTTCTTCATTTTCATGACCTAAGATAGTGTAGTAAATTTTTGCATACCTTAGATCATCTGAAACACTTACATAAGTAATAGTTATATGTTTAAGTAGAGGGTCATCGAGAGTGTATATGTAATTTGATACCTCTCTTAAAATTGCCGATTCTACTTTATGTTTTCTCAATTCGCTCATTTTTATTGCCTACCTTCCACATTGAAATTATACTTGCGGTAAGAAAAATAACAAAAGCAACAAGAGTTTTGTTCAAATAATTGTTTTCTAAGAATTTTATTTCTGAAGTTATTAAAATAGATGCAAAAATAGCTACAATACCCACAACAGTTGAAATTGTTATCTTTTGTGTTGATAGTATTGTAAATCCGATTGTAGCAAGTATAATGCTAATTAGGTAGTTAGAGTGTAACCCAGTATGGAAAATGAGGGCAAGTCCTACGCCTATAATGAGAAGTCCTGCAAACATTTCGATTTGTCCAAAGAACTTTCTAAGAGATGCGAATATTTCAAAGAATTTATTTATGGCTAGTGCTGTGAGAACAAAGGGAATACCCATACCTAATGAGTATGCTACTAAGAGTATTATGCCTTGGACTACTGTTTCATGTGTGCCTGCTTGAATTAATATCGTACCTAAGATTGGACCTACACAGGGAGTCCAACCAAAACTAAAAGCAAAACCAAGAAGAAAAGCCTTAAAGATACTTGGGGCTTTGGTATCAACTTTTAATTTCTTTTCATAACTTAGAAATCTAAAGTTTATTATGTTTGCCGTGTGTAATCCAAACAGAATGATAATTGCACCAGCAATACTTTCAAATAAAAGTTTATTTCTTGAGAGAAACTTTCCTATATAAGTTGCAGACGCTCCCATAATAATAAAAACTAGAGAAAAGCCAAGCACAAAGGCAATTGAATTTACAAGGAGTTTTATAGAAGATACTTTTCCTTCCTTCATATTGATAAGTGTTTCTCCTGTTATGTAGGATATGTATGCTGGTATCAAAGGCAAAACACAAGGAGAAATAAATGAAACAATTCCAGCCAATGTTGCTTGAAGTAGTTCAGCGCTACTTACTTCCATATTAACCTCCATTACAATTTTTAAATTTAAAAATTCATCATAAAGGTATTTTACCTGAATAACGTAATTTTGACAAATTTAAATTACATCTAAAAATAACTCTTGTTTATGCAAGAAGTGTCGAAATAATACCAGTTAAGAATATGCCGTCAAATGTGCCTGCACCGCCAATACTTACAACTGGCGCTTCTAATTCATTAATCCTTTTGAGGTTGAGTAAATCAGCGCCTATTAGGGTGCCAATTGTTCCTGAAATATATGCTGTAATTGGCGCATAGTGTCTTGAAAGTAAAAGAGCAACTATTGCAGTTATAATAGGCGGAATAAAAAATGGCACTGCTATACCTATCCCTTTTACAGGTTTTGCAAACAAGTGGATAACTATGGAAACAACAATTATCCCAATTATTGAAGCGATTGCTGGGTAGATGTTGTTAAAAGTAAGCAATCTAAAAAATTCATAGATTGAAATTATAATAGGAACAATAGCTCCACCCAAATTTATAGTAACAAGAGTTTTTTCCTCTTCGTATTGGGGAATTTTG
This genomic stretch from Caldisericaceae bacterium harbors:
- a CDS encoding bifunctional oligoribonuclease/PAP phosphatase NrnA produces the protein MNNIKKIIDTLNSYNSFLLTTHVNADGDGIGSILGLGESLELLGKKVSYFVPEPVPLHFSFLNNFEKINKNIKDLKEVDLILVLDAPNIERIEGFNVNTIKHKLIMRFDHHKGENDNYEFNYVKINYPSTTCVVWKILKYGKFPINKEISDSLYTGLLTDTGSFRFNNTNKVAFSTAKELVENGANPYNIARMVYEMETLTHLKLLGLSLMRLTIIEKLGFSYITQEDIKNLNATDEDIEGIVDYLRKDKDCEAVLFLRELKEGGWKGSLRSKNHVDVRTIAEKFGGGGHKEAAGFKANLSKEEILKIVLGWLKNEH
- the rbfA gene encoding 30S ribosome-binding factor RbfA codes for the protein MSELRKHKVESAILREVSNYIYTLDDPLLKHITITYVSVSDDLRYAKIYYTILGHENEEEEIETRLIKVTRSIQRDVAKRLKNMKFVPLLSFIFDTSIQKGNKVLEILDEVEKELKEKGENE
- a CDS encoding cytochrome c biogenesis protein CcdA: MEVSSAELLQATLAGIVSFISPCVLPLIPAYISYITGETLINMKEGKVSSIKLLVNSIAFVLGFSLVFIIMGASATYIGKFLSRNKLLFESIAGAIIILFGLHTANIINFRFLSYEKKLKVDTKAPSIFKAFLLGFAFSFGWTPCVGPILGTILIQAGTHETVVQGIILLVAYSLGMGIPFVLTALAINKFFEIFASLRKFFGQIEMFAGLLIIGVGLALIFHTGLHSNYLISIILATIGFTILSTQKITISTVVGIVAIFASILITSEIKFLENNYLNKTLVAFVIFLTASIISMWKVGNKNERIEKT
- a CDS encoding DUF1614 domain-containing protein encodes the protein MKKNYFYFPLELPFILMLIILFLLLYPLFILIFAGGIVEAFARLGFSPVVGTLLFLISILGSAINIPLFEMKSKNYTLVEKIVYFYGVAYKIPQYEEEKTLVTINLGGAIVPIIISIYEFFRLLTFNNIYPAIASIIGIIVVSIVIHLFAKPVKGIGIAVPFFIPPIITAIVALLLSRHYAPITAYISGTIGTLIGADLLNLKRINELEAPVVSIGGAGTFDGIFLTGIISTLLA